The following proteins come from a genomic window of Pseudochaenichthys georgianus chromosome 17, fPseGeo1.2, whole genome shotgun sequence:
- the epb41l3b gene encoding LOW QUALITY PROTEIN: band 4.1-like protein 3b (The sequence of the model RefSeq protein was modified relative to this genomic sequence to represent the inferred CDS: inserted 1 base in 1 codon) has translation MTTESGADSEAKQPQENKEKGIAKAAAEPVEPENQSELPAAAGHSTPARKEQETQEDDQVSHQSSTSRLSRSPLKGVKIMQCKVTMLDGSDFSVNVEKRAKGHVLFDKVCDHLNLMERDYFGVTYRDVENQKNWIDPNKELKKQIRTGPWNFAFNVKFYPPDPAQLTEDITRYYLCLQLRDDVVSGRLPCSFATHTVLGSYTVQSELGDYDPEELGSDYISELRFAPNQTKELEEKVMELHKTYKAMTPAEAEIHFLENAKKLSMYGVDLHHAKLVGSLNESLAPAEGEDSEGVEIMLGVCSSGLLIYRDRLRINRFAWPKILKISYKRNNFYIKIRPGEFEQFESTIGFKLPNHRAAKRLWKVCVEHHTFFRLVSPEAPPKKFMSLGSKFRYSGRTQAQTRRASSQIQRLAPLFERSASKRYNMSRSLDGAPITESHETLMKDSAADGVSKVIAKGDVIAAVTEKKAEEEKAEQEDAQVAAETPEPSTPLRHDTKCSPHVYSSDPLRSELSLPSSPVSSTKVRRRRREGERKRASSVSPAKSGDSCRRRQALDDRKAALLDEQVLLLSARKQRLEQGKRRGGMLFSFSLHLPDLSSYLDEDGYISFPDLSEMRFLPMCAQNFMPIKSPSLIPCFLFIFFFLLSTSFSVPYAISLSFPLALCLCYLEPKAASLTASIAHGYHDHDSSEEEEEETDSEQTDFAFDGDMTATESDADEDSEMPTQYSFIRRVKGENLFIKHSNLMLEDASPPEEMLKHQTNISELKRSFLETGDTSSGLTEWEKRLSSSPARSPRADEPPMIVPLEPEDTQDELPAGRRGQKGVSPSGGKDILCEYVVDSMATDLATSSGPRGLSLSTTMDDDDVFMDGTLREVDEKTPDSQEELSERAELKISPGAVRQEVSQAISDKKGMLIILKDAEDTEGEEMSPVDEEEEPIIPEEDEAEENEMLSASKEKETIKEDTSVGIDAEDKMQRLRIEIKTEDMTQIKGINSPXKAMASWISEEVKTEASEVISVTNGVKEMTNGINQEADIFIFKAGQTEQSKAQTKQSKSGLITISESSPTSLAVSTLGWVSSSEKTSAEPQEEAVVATETEAAPAESTGPTSLGVVEAGTKEVPVVHTETKTITYESAEGETNGDVDPGVLLSAQTITSETTSTTTTTHITKMVKGGISETRIEKRIVITGDSDIDHDEALAQAIKEAKEQHPDMSVTKVVVHKETEITPEEGED, from the exons AAACGAGCCAAGGGCCACGTGCTCTTTGATAAAGTATGCGACCACCTCAATCTGATGGAGAGGGACTACTTCGGCGTCACATACAGAGATGTAGAGAATCAGAAG AACTGGATAGACCCTAACAAGGAGCTGAAGAAGCAGATCAGGA cCGGTCCCTGGAACTTTGCTTTCAACGTCAAGTTCTACCCTCCAGACCCCGCACAGCTCACTGAGGACATCACAAG GTACTACCTGTGTCTGCAGCTGAGGGATGATGTGGTGTCGGGCCGGCTGCCCTGCTCCTTCGCCACCCACACGGTGCTCGGGTCCTACACAGTGCAGTCTGAGCTGGGAGACTACGACCCCGAGGAGTTAGGCAGCGACTACATCAGTGAACTGCGCTTCGCACCAAACCAAACCAAAGAGCTGGAGGAGAAGGTCATGGAGCTCCACAAGACCTACAA GGCGATGACACCTGCCGAAGCTGAGATACACTTCCTGGAAAATGCCAAGAAGCTGTCCATGTACGGCGTGGATCTTCACCACGCTAAG TTGGTAGGGAGTCTCAATGAGAGCTTGGCTCCAGCTGAGGGAGAG GACTCTGAAGGCGTGGAGATCATGTTGGGAGTCTGTTCTAGTGGCTTGCTCATCTACAGGGACAGGTTGCGGATCAACAGGTTCGCCTGGCCCAAAATCCTCAAGATCTCCTACAAGAGGAACAACTTCTACATCAAAATCCGTCCTGGCGAG TTTGAGCAGTTTGAAAGCACAATTGGTTTCAAGCTCCCAAATCATCGCGCTGCAAAGCGGCTGTGGAAGGTCTGTGTGGAGCACCACACCTTCTTCAG GCTTGTATCTCCCGAAGCACCACCGAAGAAGTTCATGAGCCTCGGCTCTAAGTTTCGCTACAGCGGCAGAACGCAGGCTCAGACCCGCAGGGCGAGCTCTCAGATCCAAAGACTGGCGCCGCTGTTCGAACGCTCCGCCAGCAAACGCTACAACATGTCCCGCAGCTTAGACGGAG CACCCATCACGGAGAGCCACGAGACTCTGATGAAGGACAGCGCCGCTGACGGGGTTTCCAAAGTCATCGCCAAGGGAGACGTCATCGCCGCAGTGACGGAGAAGAAGGCGGAGGAAGAGAAGGCGGAGCAGGAAGACGCTCAGGTGGCCGCAGAgacgccagagccctccacacCGCTCAGACACGACACAAAG TGCTCCCCTCATGTTTACTCGAGCGACCCCCTCCGCTCCGAGCTctccctcccctcctctcccGTTTCATCCACCAAAGTACGGCGGAGGCGCAGGGAGGGCGAGCGCAAACGGGCGTCGTCGGTCAGTCCGGCGAAGAGCGGCGACAGTTGCCGCCGCCGCCAAGCCCTCGACGACCGCAAAGCGGCGCTGCTGGACGAGCAGGTGCTGCTGCTCTCTGCCCGAAAGCAGAGGCTGGAGCAGGGCAAGAGGCGCGGCGGCATGCTGTTCTCCTTCTCCCTGCACCTGCCCGACCTGTCCTCCTACCTGGACGAGGACGGATACATCTCCTTCCCCGATCTGTCCGAGATGCGCTTCCTCCCCATGTGCGCGCAGAACTTCATGCCCATTAAGTCACCCTCGCTCATCCCCTGCTtcctcttcatcttcttcttcctgcTGTCCACTTCGTTTTCCGTCCCGTACGCCATCTCCCTCTCCTTCCCCCTGGCGCTGTGCCTCTGCTACCTGGAGCCCAAGGCAGCCTCCCTGACCGCATCCATAGCCCACGGCTACCATGACCATGACAgttcagaggaagaggaggaggag ACCGACAGCGAACAAACCGACTTTGCCTTTGATGGAGATATGACCGCCACAGAG TCGGACGCAGACGAGGACTCTGAGATGCCCACTCAG TATAGTTTCATAAGACGAGTAAAAGGGGAAAACCTATTTATCAAGCATAGCAATCTGATGCTAGAG GACGCCTCGCCTCCAGAAGAGATGCTCAAGCACCAGACCAACATCAGCGAGCTGAAGCGCTCCTTCCTGGAGACGGGGGACACTTCTTCGGGCCTGACCGAATGGGAGAAGAGACTCTCCTCGTCCCCGGCACGCTCACCCAGAGCGGACGAACCCCCGATGATAGTGCCGCTGGAGCCGGAGGAC ACTCAAGACGAGCTGCCTGCAGGGAGAAGAGGACAAAAGGGAG TGTCTCCTTCAGGCGGCAAGGATATTCTGTGTGAATACGTGGTGGATAGTATGGCGACAGATTTGGCCACTTCCTCAGGGCCTCGCGGTCTTAGTCTGTCAACCACGATGGACGACGACGACGTGTTCATGGACGGGACCCTCAGGGAGGTGGACGAGAAAACCCCCGACTCTCAGGAGGAGCTGTCGGAGAGGGCGGAGCTGAAGATCAGCCCCGGAGCTGTCAGACAGGAAGTGTCCCAGGCCATCAGTGACAAGAAAGGGATGCTCATTATTTTGAAAGATGCGGAGGACACAGAGGGCGAAGAGATGAGtcctgttgatgaagaagaggagccCATCATTCCTGAAGAGGATGAAGCTGAGGAGAATGAAATGCTATCTGCATCTAAAGAGAAAGAAACCATAAAAGAAGACACTTCTGTGGGTATAGATGCAGAAGACAAGATGCAGCGCCTGAGGATCGAGATAAAAACTGAAGACATGACTCAGATTAAAGGTATCAACTCGC AAAAGGCCATGGCATCCTGGATATCTGAGGAGGTGAAGACCGAGGCTTCAGAGGTCATCAGTGTGACAAATGGAGTAAAAGAGATGACCAACGGCATAAACCAGGAAGCAGACATATTCATCTTTAAAGCGGGCCAAACAGAGCAGTCAAA GGCCCAAACGAAGCAGTCAAAGTCCGGCCTGATTACCATTTCTGAATCCTCTCCTACGTCCTTAGCAGTG TCTACGCTGGGATGGGTTTCCTCCTCTGAAAAG ACATCCGCTGAACCGCAAGAGGAGGCGGTCGTTGCCACGGAGACGGAGGCAGCACCAGCCGAGTCGACGGGGCCAACG AGTCTCGGTGTCGTCGAGGCGGGAACCAAAGAGGTGCCTGTTGTCCACACGGAGACAAAAACGATCACCTATGAGTCGGCAGAG GGTGAAACTAACGGCGACGTAGACCCTGGGGTGTTGCTGAGTGCTCAGACAATCACCTCGGAAACCACCAGCACCACGACAACCACACACATCACAAAG ATGGTGAAAGGAGGAATATCGGAGACGAGAATTGAGAAAAGGATCGTCATCACGGGAGACTCAGACATCGACCACGATGAG GCTCTGGCTCAGGCCATAAAGGAGGCTAAAGAACAGCATCCTGACATGTCAGTGACCAAAGTAGTGGTTCATAAAGAGACAGAGATCACGCCAGAGGAGGGGGAGGACTGA
- the zbtb14 gene encoding zinc finger and BTB domain-containing protein 14, with amino-acid sequence MSDLMRYIDYDHKATFLKMLNQQRMEGEHCDVVVVVENIEFRAHRCVLAACSNYFKKLFKKQTEEDNSIVELDFIRSDIFEEVLNYMYTARLAVRKKDINMMMSSGQILGINFLDNLCTQKRELTNMKTRENQAPGDHGLRAQDAILKELAMEEVRKNSFYDQGMDGMSAGASHVSQPHNYNANLSKDPHSHGWGSTSSSDMKLEYLLYGHRDHGTCQTTGAKPIDHNAKKERLLTANRPYACEHCPKAFTTAAHLKEHLKIHSGFKPHRCVVCGKAFIRGPDLKRHERVHSNERPFACQMCEKAFKHKSHLKDHERQHRGERPFNCGSCEKAFIKASDLKRHWNTMHSGNPRRQMSQSPATSGQAEATDQRDWKLETGPHSHNSGDC; translated from the coding sequence ATGTCTGATTTAATGAGATATATCGACTATGACCACAAAGCCACCTTCCTGAAGATGCTCAACCAGCAGAGGATGGAAGGTGAACACTGTgatgtggtggtggtggtggaaaACATAGAGTTCAGGGCTCACCGCTGTGTCTTAGCAGCCTGCAGCAACTACTTCAAAAAGCTCTTCAAGAAGCAGACCGAAGAGGACAACTCCATCGTGGAGTTAGACTTCATCCGCTCAGACATCTTTGAAGAGGTGCTCAATTACATGTACACAGCCAGGCTGGCCGTGAGGAAGAAGGACATCAACATGATGATGTCATCCGGACAGATCCTGGGCATCAACTTCCTGGATAACCTGTGCACCCAGAAGCGTGAGCTGACCAACATGAAGACCCGGGAGAACCAGGCTCCTGGGGACCACGGGCTGCGAGCCCAGGACGCCATCCTGAAGGAGCTGGCCATGGAGGAGGTGAGGAAGAACAGCTTCTACGACCAGGGGATGGATGGGATGAGCGCCGGGGCCTCGCACGTATCTCAGCCGCACAACTACAACGCCAACCTGAGCAAAGACCCTCACAGCCACGGCTGGGGCTCCACTTCCTCCAGCGACATGAAGCTGGAGTACCTGCTCTACGGGCACCGCGACCACGGCACCTGCCAGACCACGGGGGCCAAGCCCATCGACCACAACGCCAAAAAGGAGAGGCTTCTCACGGCCAACCGGCCCTACGCCTGCGAGCACTGCCCCAAAGCCTTCACTACCGCCGCCCACCTCAAGGAGCACCTGAAGATCCACTCCGGCTTCAAGCCTCACCGGTGCGTTGTGTGCGGCAAGGCCTTCATCAGGGGCCCCGACCTCAAGAGGCACGAGAGGGTCCACAGCAACGAGAGGCCCTTTGCGTGCCAAATGTGCGAAAAGGCCTTCAAGCACAAATCTCACCTGAAAGACCACGAAAGGCAGCATCGGGGCGAGCGGCCGTTCAACTGCGGCTCGTGTGAAAAGGCCTTCATCAAAGCGTCTGACTTGAAGCGCCACTGGAACACGATGCACAGCGGAAACCCCCGCAGACAGATGTCCCAGTCCCCCGCCACATCGGGCCAGGCAGAGGCCACCGACCAGAGAGACTGGAAATTGGAGACCGGGCCACACTCGCACAACTCGGGGGACTGTTGA